CAATAGGAGCACCAAGACCAAGGCCAATAAAAGAAATGCTGGAATGAGAAAGCTGGTCATTAATTGCTCTTATCTTCTTTGCCGGCGTTATTTAGTAAGGCATCAATTTTTTGGTTATCCTCATCCGTCAAAATGGTGCTGGGCACACTGCTGTTTCTTCTGCGCAAATATCCTAACAGCCCAAAGATACCGATGAGAAGGATGACAAAAGGCCCAATCCAAAGCAGCCAGGTGATTGGCTTAACGGGTGGGCGATACAAAACAAAATCTCCGTAGCGCTCGACCATAAAGGTTCTGATTTGATCGTCGCTCTTACCTTCTTTAATCAGGATGCGAATTTCTCGACGCAA
The window above is part of the Polynucleobacter sp. AP-Kolm-20A-A1 genome. Proteins encoded here:
- a CDS encoding cytochrome c-type biogenesis protein CcmH, yielding MMKRFLLIALCALSCGISYAKDAAPLADDPLTEQRLISISEEMRCLVCQNESLAGSRSDLANDLRREIRILIKEGKSDDQIRTFMVERYGDFVLYRPPVKPITWLLWIGPFVILLIGIFGLLGYLRRRNSSVPSTILTDEDNQKIDALLNNAGKEDKSN